One region of Candidatus Hydrogenedentota bacterium genomic DNA includes:
- the frr gene encoding ribosome recycling factor, protein MPHAIVRDATAKMGKSVEAYQHELGSIRTSRAQAGLLDVVEVDAYGAKMKINQMGNISVPDPHLIVIDLWDKSQLPIVEKAILQSPLGITPSNDGRVIRVPFPPLTEERRKDLVKVAGRHREEAKVAVRNIRRHAIEQVKKEQKAGTIPEDDAHHLTEKMDKATEEFIEKIDEIFKLKEDDIMEV, encoded by the coding sequence ATGCCACACGCCATCGTAAGGGATGCAACGGCGAAGATGGGGAAAAGCGTCGAGGCGTATCAGCACGAACTGGGCAGCATACGCACCAGCCGCGCGCAGGCCGGCCTGCTTGACGTGGTCGAGGTGGACGCGTACGGCGCAAAGATGAAGATCAATCAGATGGGAAATATCAGCGTGCCGGACCCGCACCTCATTGTCATCGACCTGTGGGACAAGAGCCAGTTGCCCATCGTCGAAAAGGCCATCCTGCAATCCCCGCTGGGCATCACGCCTTCGAACGATGGCAGGGTTATCCGCGTGCCGTTTCCCCCATTGACGGAAGAGCGGCGCAAGGACCTTGTCAAGGTGGCGGGCCGGCACCGGGAGGAGGCGAAGGTGGCGGTGCGCAACATCCGCCGTCACGCCATCGAGCAGGTCAAGAAGGAACAGAAGGCGGGCACGATTCCCGAAGACGACGCCCACCATCTGACGGAAAAGATGGACAAGGCGACGGAAGAGTTTATCGAGAAGATTGACGAGATTTTCAAGCTCAAAGAAGACGATATCATGGAAGTGTAG
- a CDS encoding UMP kinase, with protein sequence MPGLAYKRILLKLSGEALEGDGEEGCIDFDALGVFCGEIAEAHRLGAEIGLVVGGGNIYRGGRKPEDGVDKPTGDYMGMLATVINALALQACLEKRNVSTRVMTAIEMRPVAEPYIRRRATRHLEKGRVVIFGAGTGNPFFTTDTAAALRANEIGADVLMKATKVDGVYEEDPEKDKTAKRYDTVDYNTVLSKDLKVMDATAISLCREHRLPILVFNLTRPGNILRALRGESVGTIVKGG encoded by the coding sequence GTGCCCGGTCTCGCGTACAAGCGCATCCTGCTGAAACTCAGCGGCGAAGCCCTCGAGGGCGACGGCGAGGAAGGCTGTATTGACTTCGACGCGCTGGGCGTGTTCTGCGGCGAGATCGCCGAGGCGCACCGCCTCGGCGCTGAGATCGGGCTCGTAGTCGGCGGCGGCAACATCTACCGGGGCGGCAGGAAGCCGGAAGACGGCGTCGACAAACCAACGGGCGACTACATGGGCATGCTGGCCACGGTAATCAACGCGCTCGCGTTGCAGGCGTGTCTCGAGAAGCGGAACGTGTCCACGCGCGTGATGACGGCCATTGAAATGCGCCCCGTCGCGGAACCCTATATCCGCCGGCGCGCGACGCGGCATCTCGAGAAGGGGCGCGTTGTCATCTTCGGCGCGGGCACGGGCAACCCGTTTTTCACGACCGACACGGCCGCGGCCCTGCGCGCGAATGAAATCGGCGCGGACGTGCTGATGAAGGCGACGAAAGTGGACGGCGTCTACGAGGAGGACCCCGAGAAGGACAAGACGGCGAAACGGTACGACACGGTGGATTACAATACGGTACTGTCGAAGGACCTGAAGGTCATGGATGCAACGGCAATTTCGCTCTGCCGTGAACATCGCTTGCCCATTCTCGTCTTCAATCTGACGCGGCCGGGCAACATCTTGAGGGCTCTCCGCGGCGAGTCTGTCGGTACGATTGTAAAGGGAGGTTGA